The following are encoded in a window of Magnolia sinica isolate HGM2019 chromosome 11, MsV1, whole genome shotgun sequence genomic DNA:
- the LOC131219050 gene encoding thioredoxin domain-containing protein 9 homolog, translating to MENAKVQEILEKQVLTVAKAVEDKLDEEISALDRLDDDDLEALRERRLQQMKKMAEKRSHWISLGHGDYSELPSEKDFFSAVKASDRVVCHFYRDNWPCKVMDKHLSILAKQHIETRFIKIHAEKSPFLTEKLKIVVLPTLALVKHAKVEDYVVGFDELGGTDEFATGELEERLAKSQVIIFEGESSMNQSKAPTKRSVRQSETANSSDSE from the exons ATGGAGAATGCAAAAGTTCAAGAG ATTCTGGAGAAGCAGGTGCTGACGGTGGCCAAGGCCGTGGAGGACAAGCTTGATGAGGAGATATCGGCCCTGGATCGCCTGGACGATGACGATCTGGAGGCGTTAAGGGAGCGCAGGCTCCAGCAGATGAAGAAGATGGCCGAGAAGCGTAGCCATTGGATCTCCCTGGGCCACGGTGACTACTCCGAGCTCCCCTCTGAGAAGGATTTCTTTTCTGCCGTTAAGGCCAGCGACCGCGTTGTCTGTCATTTCTACCGCGATAATTGGCCATGCAAG GTGATGGACAAGCACTTGAGTATTCTGGCAAAGCAGCATATTGAGACACGTTTCATCAAAATCCATGCTGAGAAAAGTCCCTTCCTGACTGAGAAGCTTAAGATTGTTGTACTGCCGACTCTTGCCCTTGTAAAGCATGCTAAAGTTGAGGATTATGTG GTGGGATTTGACGAGCTTGGCGGAACGGATGAGTTCGCAACAGGAGAGCTGGAGGAGAGGCTGGCAAAGTCCCAAGTAATCATTTTCGAGGGAGAATCATCGATGAATCAATCCAAAGCTCCGACAAAGAGAAGTGTTCGCCAAAGTGAGACAGCAAACTCTTCGGATTCAGAGTAA